Genomic DNA from Sardina pilchardus chromosome 4, fSarPil1.1, whole genome shotgun sequence:
GCAAGCATGTTTGGCCAGGGCAAGAACCCTAGTGGTTGTGGTCCTCCTCAATATGTAAGTGGCTGTCAAGGAGGCCATGGGGGTCCAtgcactggggcttgccagggGCACGGAGGACATGGACATGGGCATGGGCATGGGCATGGGCACGGGCACGGGCATGGTCATGGAGGACATGGGCATGGTCATGGGCATGGTCACGGGCACGGGCATGGAAACGAATGTGATCACGGGCACGGACATGGACACGGACACGGgcatggacatggacatggacatggacatgggcacgggcacgggcacggacacggacacggacacgggcacgggcacgggcacggACACGGGCATGGGGTACGCCTTTTTTCTGATATTAATAGATAGATCGTAAATGTGTCTGAATGTGACTGAGCATAATCAAATGTGTTAAGAGTATGAATCCAAACTTTGGTCTCAATTATTGGATGCATAGCATCGACCCTCAGCTGTTGAACAGGTACAGGTATGTGTCCAAGTTCTTCTGTCTGAGGTTCAGACCCACACTGTGATTTGTGTCCCTGCAGTCtggcagctccagctcctccagtgaCTCAGACTGTGAAGGTAAGGGACGTAGACGCAGACCTAGACGCTGCAAGGGGTGCAAGCATGGCAAGAAGAAGTATGGCAAGAAGAGGCATGGGAAAGGAAAGGTAAGATGTTTAAGTTCAATTATGTTACACATTTAATGCATTCTGGGggtagtgtacacacatactgtacatacacacattcacacacttggAGCAATGAGCTcaccaggagcacacacacacacacacacacacacacacacacacacaccaggagcacacacaccaggagcacACACtaggagcacacatacacactcagtgcAGTGGGCAGTAGTGGGCAGCACTTGCTTAGAATCCCTAATAGCTGTCATTGTTATTGTAAAGTAATAAGAGAAGGCATGTCACCTTTAAGCCTATAACACTGATCCATTCCCAACATAACAATCTAGCTGTAACGTTGACTGAGATTAGACTCATTCTAACCATTACTGTAAAATGTTATTCTTTCATTCTGAACGCATGTCTAAATTCAGATGCTAACTTCAGCTGCCCCTATTGCTACATAAGTCTATCCTCTGATGCTGAATgctgatgtgtttttttcaccGTCTTCCTTCTTAGCACTCTGGCGGCAGCTCCTGCAGTGATGGCAGCTCTGATTCAGATTAGAGCGCCACCTTGAGGACAGCGTCAGCAATAACCCACTCCAGCCACAGCTCCTTCCTCTGCACATTTGGAACATATCGTTAAATGAAGAATAAAGCATTTATATGGTTACATGTAACCagaaaaaaatgtctctgcACTATGCTCAACTCGTGTCTGGAATTGGTCAGTCAATTTGGATAGGTGTAAATGGCCGCTTtttagaggttttttttttctgtctgatggtgataattaaaaatGCATCCAATAAATTGCTGAGTTTTTATATCTGATGTTTCTGATATTATGTGTCAGTTTGTTGACCGTGGGTTCTTAcaatataatacaatacaatgaaATACAATACAATTACAATACAATTCAATACAAAGCCTAATAATGTGACATTGTTTCCCAACGATGACGATTGGAGGTATATATTTCTATTTAGAGGTTTACTGCTTATTCACTCagactagaaaaaaaaaaaactctataAAAAACATAAATTCCCCAGGAGTGGATCACTAGGCCACTGAATAAATAAGTAAcctaagttaagttaagttgtGCACAATGCTGTCAAACAATTCTACACTTCTCTGCTTTGACAAAATTGAACTCAGGCTAcatgtcaaaaaacacacacacacacacacacacacacacacacacacacacacacacacacagaggatatacaatataatatcatataaaatactataataaaCTTAGCAAAAAAGTAATGATGGTATATGTGTTTGGTAGATTCCTACATACCATTGGAAAGCCTGTTTACTTTCATGCATTCGTGGGAACATTTGCGGGACGAGCAGCAGCGCTGAGTATGTAGGTTGTGCATTGCCAAACAAGTTGTTTAGCGGTGGATATTGACACTTGAGCTTCTGGCCTGATTGGCACCTGATTGGCAGCACCAGTGAGCATGGGCCCTACTACTGTAACGGCTAGGCCTACAGTCAGTAGGCCTAAGTGTCTGCTCCAAGAATTGTCTTGCTGCTTTTGACTGATGTGGATAGGGCCGTTTCAAGCTGTTCCACAAAAGGGAGTGAGCCCTAGTGCCATCTCCAAACTGGCTTCCATAATGGGGGATGTCAAGGACACACTGCAAAGTGGGTGTCCCAAGAAGACGACGCCCCAAGACCATTTTTCCTCACCCTGTGCACTTTGGTGCCAGGCTGTTGTGGCTGTGTATGGTTCTTCCTCACGCTACTGAGGCTCCTGTTTGTGAAATGAATGCATTGTAAAATTGTCAAAATGTCTTGTTTCTTCAAACTTCAACCATCCAATCCAACAATCACCAAAAGAGTCAATGGCAGAATaagctggggttttttttgggtGCAACTCACATCCCACAAGTGGATATTCCTTACAAATGGGACAACAGGCTTTCCATGATGTATTTCCCCAAAACATTGTTACCACAGAGAAATAATGTACCAAACACAAATGTCCTTAATTTCTGTGCTTATGGGTTGTTTAAATCGTTGTTATATCATTAACACACGCAGGGTGGCAGTGTTGCGGTATGAATCCGTATGAATCGTGCAACTTTACTCCGGTTTCTTTGTCGATGGTGCTTGCGTCCGTATACGCCCCCATGACGAACGTGAAATCAACCAATCAGTAGTTTGATATTGCCAGAGCTCTGCTCGGAAGACACAGACAGTAGACTCACGTTGGCTCATCGAAAGAAAGGCAACGCACCACAATGTCAATAACAGTTTTGAAATCAGCGTTTAAGTAAGTGTGCACCTGCTGTTCATCACATGTAATTTGTGATTTTGGTAAAAACACGTCGTACAGAATAGCTGTCATGCAAATGAAGGACAGCTCCTGCAGGGCAGCTAGCTAGCCTAGTGGTCCCAAAATCGTCCAAAGGTAGCCTATAATGATTAGTTCATTGTAAACAATTGTTAACAATAGACTTATTTTGCCTGCTGTCGTCAGAGTATTGCTGTGAGACTGTAGCTAAGTAGTTCATTAGTGCAAAACGTAGCTGTGCCACATCAGCCTATTGAAGGAATGAGGAAGAAAATATCAAATGTAGTCTTTTCCTGATACATTGTTGCCAACTATATTATGGTGTGAAATTGCAGACAGGCTCGCAGATCTGTCAACTGAACCATGAACTATGCACTTGaattaaagtttgttttctctgtGCACTACTTGTCAGGTGTAGACTGGGGTCAATCTGTAGATTGCAAAGGATACAAGGTCATATGGTAAGTGCATGTAATAAAAATCCAAAACCCCTTGCACTTTGACATCAACCTGTGCCATTGCAACATGTGTCCCGTTGTACATAGATACCCCATGTTGTTATTGCTTGCCAGATGTCCAGTCATGCAGGATCTGAGGTTCTTTCAGAGAAAGTGGGAAATGCTGGAGTCATCACACTGAACCGACCCAAGGCCTTGAATGCACTGAATCTCCCCATGATCAGACACATGTATCCGCTACTGAAGGTGAAGGGCGTCTCGTACAACacgtgttgtgtttttgaaatgCCTGTGTTGATTAATTGATTGCCAGAGAACTTTAGAAAATAGGTCAAATCTTAGTTGTCAACAACTTTTTCTACAGAAATGGGACCAAGACTCGGGGATCGACCTTGTGATCATCAAAGGAGCTGGAGGGAAAGCTTTCTGTGCGGGTGGGGACATCAGAGGTAAGACCTCTAGCTGAATGAGCATTACCATTCATGTATATCTATTAGTGCCACACAGCTGGtcattagtctggctatcaccatactgagctcaatcttttaagattgaacattagtctggggagtctgcgctttatttttACTGcgcaagaggcatgatcaatgggcatagttcaaatgactctgtacgcttttggataaTCCTTCGACcgatcagaccaacgatccgggtgcgccttttggataagctagtttgtgattggacccagaagatgtggacaggaagcaggagagatagatgtgcaggtttccagcctgagctgcagggcgaaatccaaatggccagcagatcaggcagggtttacccagcctagctgtttatgcttttttttgtcacaAACAGATGGTAAAGTGTTGTCCATGCTTAGTTAGATTTGTctttgttgacatttacctgAAGATGGTCTGTTTCTCCATAGCTGTAACAGATGCAGGAAAAGTAGGTGATCCACTTGCTCAAGATTTCTTCAGAGAGGAGTACATACTGAACAATACCATCGGTAAGTTTAAGTTTAAAGAGATAGTTGTATAATTAATTTGTAATACATCATTTAGTGTTCCATTATTCTGTTAATATCAGGTCTTAGTTAATTATTTCTCCTCTGTTTTAGGTACCTATAAGAAGCCCTATGTTGCCCTTATTGATGGAATAACAATGGGAGGAGTAAGTAGCACTGGCATCATGTTTTTGAACTGTAGTTCTCCTTAGGACCTCTAGGTGGCACTCAAAGAGCGCGTAATGAGAAATCCTTTGGCTGAGCGCACCAAAGGAGATAAAATCCTCAGCCAagcatacatgttttcattcattgCAGTTAAAGCTGTTTTGGGGGAAAATGGGTGATGCAAAAACATAGGCGAGAGGGCCGGCTCCAGAGCCTATCCAAAAACAAGATGACTTCAGAAGGCGCTGTTCGGCTCTCATTTGTCCAGCCGAATTTGAGGAGCTCTCTCAGTTCATCAGCAATTGGAAATAGAGGACTAGTTTAATTGGAAGTTCAGAGATAAATCCAGCAGGGATTAGCGATGGCATTCTGGAATGACATGATGCTACCGAGAACGGCAGTCACGCCAGAGCCGATGCAGATGccctcagctcagctctgcagctgtgatgatgtgtgtgggACGGTTGTGAGTGGGGTCACACGCCGACTAATTAAGTGGCTAGCACTGCTAAAGATGCTCCAATTTGGGTCAGTTGTGTgtttcaattattttttgtcTAATTGACGTCTGGAGTGCCGAGAGATTGGGAGTGTGGGTGTTGGGACTAACTTGGATAGTGGATTTCTGTGTCAGATAGGTCAGAGTTATTATTTGGCCAGCACACTGTGAGTTGGCATGTGACCTCTCTATATATGCTTGTGATGATGACCTGTGACATGGCCGTAAGCCTGGCTTATAATCCCCTCACAGCAGGCCTGCAGGGGGTAGCAGTGAGCTGTGTTTGGCCGGCATATATCCTCACTAGTTTCCTTTGAATTAAGACTCAGGTGGCTTCTGATTGGTCAGGATGTGGAATGACACAGGGGAGAGCATGTTGCTATCACACtttgatttctctctttctctctctctctctctctctctctctc
This window encodes:
- the LOC134078566 gene encoding putative per-hexamer repeat protein 5, whose protein sequence is MGVHALGLARGTEDMDMGMGMGMGTGTGMVMEDMGMVMGMVTGTGMETNVITGTDMDTDTGMDMDMDMDMGTGTGTDTDTDTGTGTGTDTGMGLAAPAPPVTQTVKVRDVDADLDAARGASMARRSMARRGMGKESTLAAAPAVMAALIQIRAPP